Proteins from a single region of Vulgatibacter sp.:
- the rlmN gene encoding 23S rRNA (adenine(2503)-C(2))-methyltransferase RlmN, which yields MHVGSLTTEKLADWARARGGSAAGARELARAVAGRFAGRSVCAQASRRLLDAAERELSWSVPSTTPVEDPDGTVRHAVSLADGTLVEAVAIPHPQRSTVCLSTQAGCARGCLFCETGRLGLQRQLAAEEIVGQFAAVSRHLASLGRPAPTNVVFMGMGEPLDNLEAVLAAADVLSDNAGFAVAPKRITVSTVGVVPRMREFFRRGRYRLAVSLHAANDEERKALLPVARSWDLAALRGAIAESPDPVLVQWTLIAGVNDSDRHAGELLAFCAGLDVRVNLIPLNPGPEEKLRAPSMERVRAFQKLLRDAGLRALVRLPHGQEVGGACGQLAGALRGREKPLLPVIGKAPQR from the coding sequence ATGCACGTGGGCTCGCTGACCACCGAGAAATTGGCCGATTGGGCCCGCGCCCGCGGCGGCTCGGCGGCAGGCGCCCGCGAGCTCGCGCGCGCCGTCGCCGGGCGCTTCGCCGGCCGTTCGGTCTGCGCCCAGGCGTCGAGGCGCCTGCTCGATGCGGCGGAGCGCGAGCTCTCCTGGTCCGTCCCCTCGACCACGCCCGTCGAGGATCCCGACGGCACCGTTCGCCACGCGGTCTCCCTCGCCGACGGCACGCTGGTGGAGGCGGTCGCCATCCCGCACCCGCAGCGGAGCACCGTCTGCCTCTCCACCCAGGCCGGCTGTGCCCGTGGCTGCCTCTTCTGCGAGACCGGACGGCTCGGCTTGCAGCGCCAGCTCGCCGCCGAGGAGATCGTCGGCCAGTTCGCCGCCGTGTCGCGGCACCTCGCCTCCCTCGGCCGCCCGGCACCGACCAATGTGGTCTTCATGGGAATGGGCGAGCCCCTCGACAACCTCGAGGCGGTCCTCGCCGCAGCCGACGTGCTCAGCGACAACGCGGGCTTCGCCGTGGCGCCGAAGCGGATCACCGTCTCCACCGTGGGTGTGGTGCCGAGGATGCGCGAGTTCTTCCGCCGCGGGCGCTACCGACTCGCGGTGAGCCTCCACGCAGCGAACGACGAGGAGCGCAAGGCGCTGCTGCCCGTTGCGCGCAGCTGGGACCTCGCCGCGCTGCGCGGGGCCATCGCCGAATCGCCCGATCCGGTCCTCGTCCAGTGGACGCTGATCGCGGGCGTGAACGACTCCGACCGCCACGCCGGCGAGCTCCTCGCCTTCTGCGCAGGGCTCGACGTGCGGGTGAACCTCATCCCGCTCAACCCCGGCCCCGAGGAGAAGCTGCGGGCGCCGTCGATGGAGCGGGTGCGCGCCTTCCAGAAGCTGCTCCGCGACGCGGGGCTCCGGGCGCTGGTGCGCCTGCCCCACGGCCAGGAGGTGGGCGGCGCCTGCGGCCAGCTCGCTGGCGCCCTGCGCGGCAGGGAGAAGCCGCTGCTGCCGGTGATCGGGAAGGCGCCGCAGCGCTGA
- a CDS encoding SDR family oxidoreductase yields the protein MQRLKDKVAIVTGASSGIGLATAMLFAREGASVVVAGRRRQALDGLVDEIVGSGGKAAALAGDVRDDAFARALVDEAVGRFGGLDVACNNAGTTGILAPVAELPVEGWEETIATNLTGAFFAARHQVPAMRARGGGSLIFTSTFVGHSVGMPAMSAYAASKAGLIGLAKALAAELGPEGIRVNALLPGATDTPSLTARTPEQRAWVAGLHALKRIATPDEIARAALFLASEDAAFTTGTALLVDGGVSINRT from the coding sequence ATGCAGCGGTTGAAAGACAAGGTCGCCATCGTCACGGGCGCCAGCTCGGGGATCGGGCTCGCCACGGCGATGCTCTTTGCACGGGAGGGAGCGAGCGTCGTCGTCGCCGGGCGGCGCCGGCAGGCGCTCGACGGGCTCGTCGACGAGATCGTCGGAAGCGGCGGAAAAGCCGCCGCGCTGGCCGGCGACGTGCGTGACGACGCCTTCGCCAGGGCGCTCGTCGACGAGGCGGTGGGGCGTTTCGGCGGCCTGGACGTCGCCTGCAACAACGCCGGCACCACGGGCATCCTCGCGCCGGTGGCGGAGCTTCCGGTCGAGGGGTGGGAGGAGACCATCGCCACCAATCTCACCGGTGCGTTTTTCGCCGCGCGGCACCAGGTGCCCGCGATGCGCGCCAGGGGCGGCGGCTCGTTGATCTTCACCTCCACCTTCGTCGGCCACTCGGTCGGCATGCCGGCGATGTCCGCCTACGCGGCGAGCAAGGCCGGGCTGATCGGGCTGGCGAAGGCGCTCGCCGCGGAGCTCGGACCGGAAGGGATCCGCGTCAACGCCCTGCTGCCGGGGGCGACGGACACGCCATCCCTCACCGCCAGGACGCCGGAGCAGCGGGCCTGGGTTGCGGGGCTGCACGCGCTGAAGCGGATCGCGACGCCAGACGAGATCGCGCGGGCCGCGCTCTTCCTGGCGTCGGAGGACGCGGCATTCACCACTGGTACCGCCCTCCTCGTCGATGGCGGCGTCTCGATCAACCGCACCTGA
- the ada gene encoding bifunctional DNA-binding transcriptional regulator/O6-methylguanine-DNA methyltransferase Ada, with amino-acid sequence MQPRNETKARAAAVTADPRWAAVQARDPAADGSFFYSVRTTGVYCRPSCASRPAKAENVAFHQRREDAEAAGFRPCRRCRPEQPPLAERHAAQVAALCRLIESSEEVPSLEELARHAGWSAFHLHRVFKATTGLTPKAYASAHRAKRVRAALDGAASVTEAIYEAGYNSSGRFYEKSDELLGMTPTRYRGGGEGMEIRFAVAQCSLGSLLVAATPRGVCSILLGDEPEALVHDLERRFPRAALLGADAAFEALVARVVGLVERPGLGADLPLDIRGTAFQQRVWRALQVIPPGSTASYAAIARAIGLPSATRAVAGACAANPIAVAIPCHRVVRTDGGLSGYRWGIERKRALLERERIASEGPPPDRPTPSSRVVDEDRLDLKFT; translated from the coding sequence ATGCAGCCGCGAAACGAGACGAAAGCACGTGCAGCAGCCGTCACCGCGGACCCGCGCTGGGCAGCGGTGCAGGCGCGCGATCCCGCTGCGGACGGAAGCTTCTTCTACTCGGTCCGGACGACGGGCGTGTACTGCCGCCCCTCCTGCGCATCACGGCCGGCGAAGGCCGAGAACGTCGCCTTCCACCAGCGCCGGGAGGACGCGGAAGCTGCGGGCTTCCGCCCCTGCAGGCGCTGCAGACCGGAGCAGCCGCCGCTGGCCGAGCGGCACGCGGCGCAGGTCGCGGCGCTCTGCCGCCTGATCGAGTCGAGCGAGGAGGTGCCGAGCCTCGAGGAGCTGGCGCGCCACGCGGGTTGGAGCGCCTTTCATCTCCACCGGGTCTTCAAGGCGACTACCGGGCTGACGCCCAAAGCCTACGCGTCGGCGCACCGGGCGAAGCGGGTCCGGGCGGCACTCGACGGGGCCGCCTCGGTGACGGAAGCGATCTACGAGGCGGGCTACAACTCGAGCGGGCGCTTCTACGAGAAGTCGGACGAGCTGCTCGGGATGACGCCGACGCGCTACCGCGGCGGAGGGGAGGGCATGGAGATCCGCTTCGCCGTGGCCCAATGCTCCCTCGGCTCCCTCCTCGTGGCTGCCACCCCGCGCGGCGTCTGCTCGATCCTCCTCGGTGACGAGCCCGAGGCCCTCGTCCACGACCTGGAGCGGCGTTTCCCGCGGGCGGCGCTGCTCGGCGCCGACGCTGCATTCGAGGCGCTCGTGGCCAGGGTGGTCGGCCTGGTGGAACGCCCGGGGCTCGGTGCGGACCTGCCCCTCGACATCCGCGGCACCGCCTTCCAGCAGCGGGTCTGGCGGGCGCTGCAGGTGATCCCGCCGGGAAGCACCGCGAGCTACGCGGCGATCGCCCGCGCGATCGGCCTGCCCTCGGCGACGCGGGCGGTGGCCGGCGCCTGCGCTGCCAACCCGATCGCGGTGGCGATCCCCTGCCACCGCGTGGTGCGAACCGACGGTGGACTCTCGGGCTATCGCTGGGGCATCGAGCGCAAGCGCGCGCTGCTCGAGCGGGAGCGAATTGCATCAGAGGGCCCGCCCCCCGATCGCCCCACGCCGAGCTCCAGGGTGGTCGACGAAGATCGCCTTGACCTCAAGTTCACTTGA
- a CDS encoding MFS transporter: MSSGVKGERAIIAIVGAIQFVNILEFMIVMPMGPDFARALGIPTSQLGLIGGSYTAAACVAGLAGSFFLDRFPRRTVIVTAMVGLVLSTGACALATDLTTLMAARVLAGLFGGPATSVAISIITDVVPPERRGRAMGAVMGAFSAASVLGVPLGLELARLVDWRAPFLAMTALGLVVVALARLLLPRLDGHLQGGPRPRVTTASLLQLLARREVLLAYGLVLATMFSSFLLIPNISALLQLNFAYPRDELGLLYLVGGAISFFVMRYAGRLVDRHGSARVAAVGTLAFAGLTWAWAVGQSALLPILPVFVIFMAFQAARNVSQQTLTSKVPGPAERASFQSLQSAVQHAAGSLGAVCSSLLLAERGGRLLGMEQVGILAIGFGLAGIPLAFLLERRVVGSKPGAGLLAVPRRSEG, from the coding sequence ATGAGCAGCGGTGTAAAGGGGGAACGCGCGATCATCGCGATCGTCGGCGCGATCCAATTCGTCAACATCCTGGAGTTCATGATCGTGATGCCGATGGGCCCGGACTTCGCCAGGGCCCTCGGCATCCCCACCAGCCAGCTCGGCCTCATCGGCGGCAGCTACACCGCGGCCGCCTGCGTCGCCGGCCTCGCGGGCTCGTTCTTCCTCGACCGCTTTCCCCGGCGCACGGTGATCGTGACGGCGATGGTGGGGCTGGTGCTCTCCACCGGGGCCTGCGCGCTGGCCACGGATCTCACCACGCTGATGGCAGCCCGCGTCCTCGCCGGTCTCTTCGGCGGGCCGGCGACGAGCGTGGCGATCTCGATCATCACCGACGTGGTGCCGCCCGAGCGCCGCGGCAGGGCGATGGGCGCGGTGATGGGCGCCTTCTCCGCCGCCAGCGTGCTCGGCGTCCCCCTCGGGCTCGAGCTCGCCCGGCTCGTCGATTGGCGCGCGCCCTTCCTCGCGATGACGGCCCTCGGCCTGGTGGTCGTCGCCCTCGCACGGCTCCTCCTCCCGCGGCTCGACGGCCACCTGCAGGGCGGTCCCCGGCCCCGGGTGACCACCGCCTCCCTCCTGCAGCTCCTCGCCAGGCGGGAGGTGCTTCTCGCCTACGGCCTCGTCCTCGCGACGATGTTCTCGTCCTTCCTCCTCATCCCCAACATCTCGGCGCTGCTGCAGCTCAACTTCGCCTACCCGCGGGACGAGCTCGGCCTGCTCTACCTGGTGGGCGGCGCGATCAGCTTCTTCGTGATGCGCTACGCAGGGCGCCTCGTCGACCGGCATGGCTCGGCGCGGGTCGCCGCGGTGGGCACGCTCGCCTTCGCCGGCCTCACCTGGGCGTGGGCGGTAGGGCAGAGCGCGCTGCTGCCGATCCTGCCGGTCTTCGTGATCTTCATGGCCTTCCAGGCCGCACGCAACGTGAGCCAGCAGACCCTGACCTCGAAGGTGCCGGGCCCTGCGGAGCGGGCGAGCTTCCAGTCGCTGCAGTCGGCGGTGCAGCATGCCGCCGGGTCCCTCGGCGCCGTCTGCTCCTCGCTCCTGCTCGCCGAGCGCGGCGGCAGGCTGCTGGGCATGGAGCAGGTGGGGATCCTCGCGATTGGCTTCGGTCTGGCCGGCATCCCCCTCGCCTTCCTGCTCGAGCGGCGCGTCGTGGGGTCGAAGCCCGGCGCGGGGCTGTTGGCGGTGCCGCGCAGGAGTGAAGGATGA
- a CDS encoding phosphotransferase family protein has translation MSPFPDVTAARAAIASFFPELAGLEVAPLGAGTDHRAFEVGGRLVFRFPRPEAADRLLVEARFSTWLAARLPLPLPRYRYLAPPSAAYTLPFGGYEKLPGTPGLERDGAPKVGAPLGDLLRALHGLDTAEAQRHGLRPDEDPALAAWSAEALEELRLLRERGLVEEGAAAAWGAYLAAPPAAEVAPQVIHGDFASEHVLLDESGRPTGVIDWSDAALGDPARDLAGLLHWGGEALLAAALEHYGPVDDTAVARARFYAACRAVADIAFGAQEERPLYVAIGRRALAELAPSCVGSGR, from the coding sequence ATGAGCCCTTTTCCCGATGTGACAGCGGCCCGGGCTGCGATCGCTTCCTTCTTCCCCGAGCTCGCGGGGCTCGAGGTCGCACCGCTCGGCGCGGGCACCGACCACCGGGCGTTCGAGGTGGGCGGCCGGCTCGTCTTCCGCTTCCCGCGGCCCGAGGCTGCGGACCGGCTGCTCGTCGAGGCGCGCTTCTCCACGTGGCTCGCCGCGCGGCTGCCCCTGCCACTTCCCCGCTACCGCTACCTCGCGCCCCCCAGCGCGGCCTACACCCTGCCCTTCGGCGGCTACGAGAAGCTGCCCGGCACCCCCGGGCTGGAGCGGGACGGAGCGCCGAAGGTTGGCGCTCCCCTCGGCGATCTTCTGCGCGCGCTGCACGGGCTCGACACCGCCGAGGCACAGCGCCACGGCCTCCGGCCCGACGAGGATCCCGCGCTCGCCGCCTGGTCGGCGGAGGCGCTCGAGGAGCTGCGGCTGCTGCGGGAGCGGGGACTCGTCGAGGAAGGAGCTGCTGCAGCCTGGGGCGCCTATCTCGCCGCGCCGCCAGCAGCGGAGGTGGCGCCGCAGGTGATCCATGGCGACTTCGCCTCCGAGCACGTGCTCCTCGACGAGAGCGGCAGGCCCACCGGCGTCATCGATTGGAGCGACGCCGCCCTGGGCGATCCGGCGCGCGATCTCGCGGGCCTGCTGCATTGGGGCGGCGAGGCGCTTCTCGCTGCGGCGCTGGAGCACTACGGCCCGGTCGACGACACGGCGGTGGCGCGGGCCCGGTTCTATGCAGCCTGCCGCGCCGTGGCCGACATTGCCTTCGGCGCCCAGGAGGAACGACCGCTCTACGTGGCCATCGGCAGGCGCGCGCTCGCGGAGCTCGCACCCTCGTGCGTCGGGTCGGGCCGGTGA
- a CDS encoding DUF1801 domain-containing protein produces MRSKSEKATSAKKSPTATQTDPAVAALLESLEHPLRAEIESVRRILLGVDPAIREAVKWNAPSFRTSDFFATFNLRSKNGVQLVFHTGAKVKATATTGIDVDDPAGLLDWRAKDRALVTLGAGAQIEENRAAFEALVRSWIRWL; encoded by the coding sequence ATGAGATCGAAGTCCGAGAAGGCAACGTCCGCGAAGAAGTCGCCGACGGCGACGCAGACCGACCCCGCCGTCGCGGCGCTGCTCGAGTCGCTCGAGCACCCGCTGCGCGCGGAGATCGAGAGCGTCCGCCGGATCCTCCTCGGCGTCGACCCCGCGATCCGGGAGGCAGTCAAGTGGAACGCGCCGAGCTTCCGCACCAGCGACTTCTTCGCCACCTTCAACCTCCGCTCGAAGAATGGCGTGCAGCTCGTCTTCCACACCGGCGCGAAGGTCAAGGCGACGGCGACCACCGGGATCGACGTGGACGATCCCGCGGGCCTGCTCGATTGGCGCGCGAAGGATCGCGCCCTCGTCACGCTCGGCGCAGGCGCGCAGATCGAGGAGAACCGCGCCGCCTTCGAAGCCCTGGTGCGATCGTGGATCCGCTGGCTGTAG
- a CDS encoding zinc-binding alcohol dehydrogenase family protein → MKAIALDRFGGPDVLAVRTLPVPAVGPREVLVRVEWAGVGEWDPFEREGGYAEMLGMAVRFPYLLGSEGAGEVVTVGAEVRSCKVGDRVYAAGFLNPKGGFYAEYAAVDAELVARMPADMPSEQAAALAGVGLTALRGLDDVLHLRAGETLLVFGASGGVGHVAVQLARRMGARVFAVASGADGVALARRLGADAAVDGRTVDVVAAARAFGGVDAALLTAGGDGAERSLLAVRDGGRVAYPNGIQPEPAGRPALSLQRYNGEPDSEILGRLNRLVEAGPFEVHVGRTFALEEAARAHEAVRRHHLGKFVLRVRDPRSQTDR, encoded by the coding sequence ATGAAGGCAATTGCGCTCGATCGCTTCGGCGGTCCGGACGTGCTCGCGGTGCGCACCCTACCCGTCCCTGCGGTCGGGCCGCGCGAGGTGCTCGTCCGCGTGGAGTGGGCAGGTGTGGGCGAGTGGGATCCCTTCGAGCGGGAAGGCGGTTATGCCGAGATGCTCGGCATGGCGGTGCGCTTTCCCTACTTGCTCGGTTCCGAGGGCGCGGGAGAGGTGGTCACCGTCGGCGCGGAGGTGCGCTCCTGCAAGGTGGGCGATCGCGTCTACGCTGCCGGCTTCCTCAACCCGAAGGGCGGGTTCTACGCGGAATACGCTGCGGTCGACGCGGAGCTCGTCGCACGGATGCCGGCGGACATGCCCAGCGAGCAGGCCGCCGCGCTGGCGGGCGTCGGCCTGACCGCGCTGCGCGGACTCGACGACGTGCTCCACCTGCGGGCGGGCGAGACCCTTCTCGTCTTCGGCGCCTCCGGCGGGGTGGGTCACGTCGCCGTGCAGCTCGCCCGGCGGATGGGCGCTCGCGTCTTCGCCGTCGCCTCCGGCGCGGATGGCGTGGCGCTGGCCAGGCGGCTCGGCGCCGACGCAGCCGTGGACGGGCGCACGGTCGACGTGGTCGCAGCGGCGCGGGCCTTCGGCGGCGTCGATGCCGCGCTGCTCACCGCCGGCGGCGACGGGGCGGAGCGGTCGCTGCTCGCCGTGCGGGACGGCGGACGGGTCGCCTACCCGAATGGCATCCAGCCCGAGCCTGCCGGCAGGCCAGCGCTCTCCCTGCAACGCTACAACGGCGAGCCGGACTCCGAGATCCTCGGGCGGCTCAACCGCCTGGTCGAGGCCGGCCCCTTCGAGGTGCACGTGGGCCGGACCTTCGCCCTCGAGGAGGCTGCACGGGCGCACGAGGCCGTGCGGCGCCACCATCTCGGGAAGTTCGTCCTGCGCGTCCGGGACCCGAGGTCGCAGACCGACCGATGA
- a CDS encoding VOC family protein has translation MSAAEGRFVWFDLVTTDAAAAKRFYGEIAGWGTTPFTGADYEMWTAGGVPLGGVSVQAGTGPRWIGFVAHRDVDAAIGRAEKMGGKVIEPPMQIPGGGRFAILADPQGARFGIYTPAAAEEVVVPDRTKAGQFSWAELQTTDWKAARGFYGELFGWQESSCFDMGPAMGSYFVFGTDPKDGLGGMFDAARVSQLPPFWLHYVQVKSADASAKRIAELGGTILHGPADIPGGGRIAQCLDPQGAAFAVVSDS, from the coding sequence ATGAGCGCAGCAGAGGGCCGTTTCGTTTGGTTCGACCTGGTTACCACCGACGCCGCAGCGGCGAAGCGCTTCTACGGTGAGATCGCCGGCTGGGGCACCACGCCCTTCACCGGCGCCGACTACGAGATGTGGACCGCAGGGGGCGTGCCCCTCGGCGGCGTCTCCGTGCAGGCAGGCACGGGGCCGCGCTGGATCGGCTTCGTCGCCCACCGGGACGTCGACGCGGCGATCGGACGAGCCGAGAAGATGGGCGGCAAGGTGATCGAGCCGCCGATGCAGATCCCCGGGGGTGGGCGCTTCGCCATCCTCGCGGACCCGCAGGGCGCGCGTTTCGGCATCTACACACCCGCCGCTGCGGAGGAGGTGGTCGTCCCCGACCGCACCAAGGCGGGGCAGTTCAGCTGGGCCGAGCTCCAGACCACCGATTGGAAGGCGGCGCGGGGCTTCTACGGCGAGCTCTTCGGCTGGCAGGAGAGCTCCTGCTTCGACATGGGGCCGGCGATGGGGAGCTACTTCGTCTTCGGTACCGACCCGAAGGACGGGCTGGGCGGCATGTTCGACGCCGCCCGGGTCTCGCAGCTGCCGCCGTTCTGGCTCCACTACGTCCAGGTGAAGAGCGCCGACGCCAGCGCGAAGCGGATCGCCGAGCTGGGCGGCACGATCCTCCACGGCCCCGCGGACATCCCCGGTGGCGGCAGGATTGCGCAGTGTCTCGATCCCCAGGGCGCGGCCTTCGCCGTGGTCTCGGATTCCTGA
- a CDS encoding rhodanese-like domain-containing protein, whose translation MEQVLGNVPKDDRCRCREEKAAAGGAAGGKTTDLLRKGVIAIGIALVAWFAFGRASGDTTGSEARALVEQGAQLVDVRTPAEFAEGHVPGAVNIPVDEIERRAGEIEKDEPVVLYCRSGARSSRAAGILEAAGYEHVHDLGPMSNW comes from the coding sequence GTGGAGCAGGTGCTCGGCAACGTGCCCAAGGACGATCGCTGCCGCTGCCGGGAGGAGAAGGCGGCTGCCGGCGGAGCCGCGGGCGGCAAAACGACCGATCTGCTGCGCAAGGGCGTCATCGCCATCGGCATCGCCCTGGTGGCCTGGTTCGCCTTCGGCCGCGCGAGCGGCGACACCACCGGCAGCGAGGCCCGGGCGCTGGTGGAGCAGGGCGCGCAACTGGTCGACGTGCGCACGCCGGCGGAGTTCGCCGAGGGGCACGTGCCCGGCGCCGTGAACATCCCGGTGGACGAGATCGAGCGGCGGGCCGGCGAGATCGAGAAGGACGAGCCGGTGGTGCTCTACTGCCGCAGCGGCGCCCGGAGCAGCCGCGCTGCCGGGATCCTCGAGGCGGCGGGCTACGAGCACGTCCACGACCTGGGGCCGATGAGCAATTGGTAG
- a CDS encoding transporter yields MKQAIRSCLSVGLALAAAAALALPGLVHAQQQLGNKVLGTAGIDAGSQRPPGLYLADRFAWYHANELVDREGAEVPVGLDLDVVANAIGLALTLEIAPIDTFVNLSVAVPVARIRSNTERPEASVDNLGFADLYVQPLGLGWQLPGADLVTSYGFYAPTGRSAPGSGGVGRGQWTHQFSAGGTIYLATRRSWRFSLLGSYERNQKKRDVDITRGDTLQLQGGFGGPVHPAVNVGLAGYALWQVEDDSGADLPPILRGARDRAFGVGPEVSVLVPPIRSRFGARYEHDLSVRSRPWGGILLLEFTFLAWSPER; encoded by the coding sequence ATGAAGCAGGCGATCCGCTCGTGCCTCTCGGTTGGCCTCGCCCTTGCGGCTGCTGCCGCCCTCGCCTTGCCCGGGCTCGTCCACGCGCAGCAGCAGCTCGGCAACAAGGTCCTCGGCACCGCCGGCATCGACGCAGGCTCGCAGCGTCCGCCGGGCCTCTACCTCGCCGATCGCTTCGCCTGGTACCACGCCAACGAGCTCGTCGACCGGGAAGGAGCGGAGGTTCCGGTGGGCCTCGATCTCGACGTGGTGGCCAACGCCATCGGGCTCGCGCTCACCCTCGAGATCGCGCCGATCGACACCTTCGTGAACCTCTCGGTGGCTGTCCCGGTGGCCCGGATCCGCAGCAACACCGAGCGCCCGGAGGCGAGCGTCGACAACCTCGGATTCGCGGACCTCTACGTGCAGCCACTCGGCCTCGGCTGGCAGTTGCCGGGGGCGGACCTCGTCACGAGCTACGGCTTCTACGCGCCCACCGGCAGGTCCGCGCCGGGTTCCGGTGGCGTCGGCAGGGGGCAGTGGACCCACCAATTCTCCGCCGGCGGAACCATCTACCTCGCCACCCGAAGGTCGTGGCGCTTCTCGCTCCTCGGGAGCTACGAGCGCAACCAGAAGAAGCGTGACGTCGACATCACCCGGGGCGACACCCTCCAGTTGCAGGGCGGCTTCGGCGGGCCGGTGCACCCGGCGGTGAACGTCGGCCTCGCCGGCTACGCACTCTGGCAGGTCGAGGACGACAGCGGCGCCGATCTCCCGCCCATCCTCCGCGGCGCACGGGACCGTGCCTTCGGCGTGGGTCCGGAGGTCTCCGTGCTCGTTCCTCCGATTCGCAGCAGGTTCGGCGCGCGCTACGAGCACGACCTCTCGGTGCGCTCCCGGCCCTGGGGCGGGATCCTCCTGCTCGAGTTCACCTTCCTCGCCTGGAGCCCGGAGAGGTGA
- a CDS encoding VOC family protein — MGIGRTMAIPTLAVTDLAEARRFYGQLLGFEEIETPGEEDAALFRVGNGSPLLVYERPSVSGSTATACAFTVENVEETVARLRKQGVRFEEYDMPEMGLKTVDGVATMDGFKSAWFKDPWGNILAIEDAMVDQLRRGSTTGAYEGAHP; from the coding sequence ATGGGGATCGGCAGGACGATGGCGATACCGACGCTCGCGGTGACGGACCTCGCGGAGGCGCGACGCTTCTACGGGCAGCTGCTCGGCTTCGAGGAGATCGAGACACCCGGCGAGGAGGACGCCGCGCTCTTCCGCGTCGGCAACGGATCGCCGCTGCTGGTCTACGAGCGGCCCAGCGTCTCCGGCTCCACCGCCACGGCGTGTGCGTTCACCGTGGAGAACGTCGAGGAGACGGTGGCTCGGCTTCGCAAGCAGGGCGTGCGCTTCGAGGAATACGACATGCCGGAGATGGGGCTGAAGACCGTCGACGGCGTCGCCACGATGGATGGCTTCAAGAGCGCGTGGTTCAAGGATCCGTGGGGCAACATCCTCGCCATCGAGGACGCGATGGTGGATCAGCTGCGCCGCGGCTCGACGACCGGCGCATACGAAGGCGCCCACCCCTGA
- a CDS encoding DUF2277 domain-containing protein — protein sequence MCRNIKTLFNFEPPASDAEIRAAALQFVRKLSGFNKPSQANQQAFDRAVEEVAASARVLLASLSTTAQPRDREIEAEKARERSRLRFRREA from the coding sequence ATGTGCCGCAACATCAAGACGCTCTTCAACTTCGAGCCGCCGGCGAGCGACGCGGAGATCCGCGCCGCCGCCCTTCAATTCGTCCGGAAGCTGAGCGGCTTCAACAAGCCCTCGCAGGCGAACCAGCAGGCCTTCGATCGCGCAGTCGAGGAGGTGGCGGCAAGCGCACGGGTCCTCCTCGCGTCGCTCTCGACGACCGCCCAGCCGCGCGACCGCGAAATCGAGGCGGAGAAAGCGCGCGAGCGCTCGCGCCTCCGCTTCCGGCGCGAGGCCTGA